One window from the genome of Salvia miltiorrhiza cultivar Shanhuang (shh) chromosome 7, IMPLAD_Smil_shh, whole genome shotgun sequence encodes:
- the LOC130995533 gene encoding uncharacterized protein LOC130995533 yields MDPVTDEQLDYGDEEYAGNQKMQYHQGGAIPALAEEEMIGEDDEYDDLYNDVNVGEGFLQMQRSETQVPSVVASSGFQSSKANVPGARVEAVASQEVNNARVANEGNYAVTSVQFPEQKSSLPASGGPTQTMDASQRGRLPEMAHNSQAGHLGYQGSASMPHKTAADRMNNSEKVIGEPAPLMYSNMGNTKGVPQIPPNQMNSNANVNVNRSMDDEYMVRPSVENGNTMLFVGELHWWTTDSEIESVLIQYGKVKEIKFFDERASGKSKGYCQVEFYDSAAASACKEGMNGYIFNGRACVVAFATPQTIKQMGTSYTNKTQGQAQSQLQGRNPVNDAAGRGNGANYPSGDTGRNFGRGGWARGNQAPNRGPGSGPMRGRGGMVNKNMMGSAPGAGGVSGGGAYGQGMTGPSFGGPPGMMPPQGMMGPGFDLAFMGRGTGYGGFSGPAFPGMLPPFQGVNTMGLPGVAPHVNPAFFGRGMNPNGMNMMGTAGMVGPHSGMWNDTNMGGWGGEEHGRESSYGGEDTASEYGYAEASHEKGVRSSAASREKERNSDRDWSSVPEKRHREEREHDGERYDRDSRRREEKDRYRDYRHKDRESGYDDDWDKGQSSRSRSRSGAVPEDDHRSRSRDADYGKRRRMPSE; encoded by the coding sequence ATGGATCCAGTGACTGATGAGCAATTAGATTATGGAGACGAAGAATATGCAGGAAATCAAAAGATGCAATATCATCAAGGTGGAGCTATACCTGCGCTTGCTGAAGAGGAAATGATTGGTGAGGATGATGAATATGATGATCTCTATAACGATGTTAATGTTGGAGAGGGTTTCCTACAAATGCAGCGTTCTGAGACACAAGTGCCTTCTGTGGTGGCAAGTAGTGGGTTTCAAAGTTCGAAAGCTAATGTTCCTGGAGCTCGAGTGGAAGCAGTGGCCTCGCAAGAGGTGAACAATGCAAGAGTTGCTAATGAAGGAAATTATGCTGTAACTTCAGTTCAATTTCCTGAGCAGAAGAGTAGCTTGCCAGCCTCTGGGGGTCCGACACAGACCATGGATGCCTCTCAAAGGGGAAGGCTCCCGGAAATGGCCCATAATTCTCAAGCAGGGCATTTGGGATATCAAGGATCAGCGAGTATGCCTCATAAGACTGCTGCAGATCGGATGAACAATTCAGAAAAAGTAATTGGTGAGCCTGCACCATTGATGTATTCTAACATGGGTAACACAAAAGGTGTCCCACAGATTCCACCTAATCAGATGAACTCGAATGCAAATGTTAATGTAAACCGCTCGATGGATGATGAATACATGGTTAGGCCATCTGTAGAAAATGGAAACACAATGCTCTTTGTAGGAGAATTACATTGGTGGACAACAGATTCTGAGATTGAAAGTGTGCTGATTCAGTATGGGAAAGTCAAGGAGATTAAGTTTTTTGATGAAAgggctagtggtaagtccaaaGGTTATTGTCAAGTTGAATTTTATGATTCTGCTGCAGCCTCCGCTTGCAAGGAAGGTATGAATGGTTACATTTTTAATGGGAGAGCTTGTGTGGTGGCATTTGCCACTCCACAGACCATAAAACAAATGGGTACTTCTTACACGAACAAGACTCAAGGCCAGGCTCAATCTCAGCTACAAGGAAGGAATCCTGTTAATGATGCAGCAGGTAGAGGTAATGGTGCCAATTATCCAAGTGGAGACACAGGGAGAAATTTTGGACGAGGTGGCTGGGCACGAGGGAACCAAGCACCAAACAGAGGTCCTGGATCAGGACCTATGAGAGGAAGAGGGGGTATGGTGAACAAGAATATGATGGGGAGCGCACCTGGTGCTGGTGGAGTTTCTGGTGGTGGAGCTTACGGACAAGGGATGACTGGTCCTAGTTTCGGTGGGCCTCCTGGTATGATGCCTCCTCAGGGCATGATGGGTCCTGGTTTTGATCTAGCATTTATGGGTCGCGGAACTGGTTATGGAGGCTTCTCAGGTCCTGCTTTCCCAGGGATGCTTCCTCCATTTCAAGGTGTTAATACCATGGGGCTTCCTGGAGTGGCTCCTCATGTCAACCCAGCTTTTTTTGGTCGAGGAATGAATCCCAATGGAATGAACATGATGGGGACTGCAGGGATGGTTGGACCTCATTCAGGAATGTGGAATGATACAAACATGGGTGGATGGGGAGGGGAAGAACATGGTAGAGAGTCTAGTTATGGTGGAGAGGATACTGCATCGGAATATGGGTATGCAGAGGCAAGTCATGAAAAAGGTGTGAGGTCTAGTGCTGCTTCCCGGGAGAAGGAGAGAAATTCTGACCGTGACTGGTCTAGTGTTCCAGAGAAGAGGCACCGGGAGGAGAGGGAACATGATGGGGAAAGATATGATAGGGACTCTAGACGCAGAGAAGAGAAGGATCGTTATCGGGACTATCGCCACAAAGATCGTGAATCGGGTTATGATGACGACTGGGATAAAGGACAGTCTTCGAGATCCCGCAGCAGATCTGGTGCAGTGCCTGAAGATGATCACAGGTCTCGATCTAGGGATGCTGATTATGGGAAACGGAGACGCATGCCATCTGAATGA